A DNA window from Aquarana catesbeiana isolate 2022-GZ linkage group LG01, ASM4218655v1, whole genome shotgun sequence contains the following coding sequences:
- the LOC141127071 gene encoding E3 ubiquitin-protein ligase RNF135-like, producing MASADLRKELECSVCLNIYTDPVTLKCGHNFCRDCIGRVLDTQEGSGGYSCPECGEEFQDRPALHKNITLRKIVENFLSAQPDQEESGVFSTYCIHTPVPAVKSCLMCEASLCDNHLRVHSKSPEHVLCVPTTSLVNRKCSVQHSHLQAGGPNIGAVQQTSGVLGFTDILLDVGTASNLLHISDDRKTVSFSSHQKRPETPERFQCSQVMSSQRFSSGRHYWEVDVRRAGYWRVGMCYPSIDRRGGQSYIGNNKKSWSLEGGWGWDNQHSVIHDRKEIRLPSVVSSGRARIYLDYEAGRISFYDLRDPIRHLHTFTTTFTEPLHAGVYVSGGYIKIRGGNQK from the coding sequence atggcgtctgctgatctgaggaaggagctggaatgttccgtctgtctgaacatttatacagatcctgtaaccctgaaatgtggacataacttctgccgggactgtattggtcgtgtgttggatacacaagaggggtctggaggttattcctgtcctgaatgtggagaagagttccaggatcggcctgcactgcacaagaacataacactacgtaaaatagtggagaatttcctgtctgctcagccagatcaggaggagtccggggtcttctctacttactgtattcacactcctgtacctgctgtgaaatcctgtctgatgtgtgaagcttctctgtgtgacaatcacctgagagtccacagcaagtcaccagaacacgtcttatgtgtcCCCACCACTTCCTTGGTGAACAGGAAATGCTCTGTCCAACACTCACACCTCCAGGCTGGAGGACCAAATATTGGGGCTGTACAGCAAACATCGGGGGTGTTGGGGTTTACAGACATATTATTGGATGTGGGGACAGCTAGTAATCttctacatatatcagatgaccGGAAAACTGTATCCTTCTCATCACATCAGAAACGCCCAGAAACGCCAGAGAGATTTCAGTGttctcaggtgatgagcagtcagaggttctcctcagggagacattactgggaagtggatgtcaggAGGGCAGGGtactggagagtcgggatgtgttaccccagtatagacaggagaggaggtCAGTCATATATTGGAAATAATAAGAAGTCCTGGagtttggagggggggtgggggtgggataaTCAGCACTCAGTGATACATGACAGGAAAGAGATTCGATTACCCAGCGTTGTCTCCAGTGGGAGAgccaggatatatctggattatgaggccgggcggatctccttttatgatctgcgtgacccgatccgacatctccacaccttcaccaccaccttcactgagcccctccatgctggggtatATGTAAGTGGAGGTTATATAAAGATACGTGGGGGGAATCAGAAGTGA